The following are encoded together in the Drosophila sechellia strain sech25 chromosome 3R, ASM438219v1, whole genome shotgun sequence genome:
- the LOC6607631 gene encoding WEB family protein At4g27595, chloroplastic isoform X3 — MERRGRIPVAKFRTQEAKTRSRSRVREPDYNEQDPEHDMFTLLEDNIALREENKALKLEIETHKTTQEEQQAQHEKMCAALESLQQQQTNFETQIKELSSKFNKALNERNALDKLHKMKVDQIHNLTSELEHIREKQQNPAPPIAPRSVLGSVELKRKLFKILQSGSADSADSIGTQELDSLVDANSEGVPITSGLVERLADEFLTLKNSTNSVELQLYEANEKMAELLEQQHAMEEENEALRTENSNLTKVAKLLTENMKESVETSQKMEAALIKLKQRNDELTAKTRDLTDGQPGSRTSTSSSVLNEQVEFEQIQDQVQQQAREHNERIVEMVLTL; from the exons ATGGAACGACGCGGTCGCATTCCGGTGGCCAAGTTCCGCACCCAGGAGGCCAAGACACGCAGTAGGAGTCGCGTCAGGGAGCCGGACTACAACGAGCAGGACCCAGAGCACGATATGTTTACCTTGCTGGAGGATAACATTGCCCTCCGGGAGGAGAACAAGGCTCTTAAGCTGGAAATCGAGACCC ATAAAACCACACAGGAAGAGCAGCAGGCTCAGCACGAGAAGATGTGCGCTGCACTGGAAtccctgcagcagcagcagaccaACTTCGAGACCCAAATTAAGGAGCTGAGCTCCAAGTTCAACAAGGCTCTCAACGAGCGAAACGCTTTAGACAAGCTGCACAAAATGAAGGTCGATCAAATTCACAA TCTCACCAGCGAGCTGGAGCATATTCGCGAGAAGCAGCAGAATCCGGCACCTCCAATAGCTCCCCGTTCGGTGCTCGGTTCCGTtgaacttaagcgaaagctcTTCAAGATCCTGCAGTCGGGCAGTGCAGACAGTGCTGACAGTATCGGAACTCAGGAGTTGGACAGTCTGGTTGATGCCAATTCGGAAGGGGTGCCCATTACCAGCGGTCTGGTGGAGCGTCTGGCCGATGAGTTTTTGACTCTCAAAAATTCCACCAATTCGGTGGAGCTGCAGTTGTACGAGGCCAACGAAAAGATGGCCGAGCTATTGGAGCAG CAACACGCGATGGAGGAGGAAAATGAAGCGCTGCGTACGGAAAACAGTAACTTGACCAAAGTGGCCAAGTTGTTGACCGAAAACATGAAGGAGAGCGTGGAAACTAGCCAAAA AATGGAAGCCGCTCTTATCAAGTTAAAGCAGCGCAATGATGAGCTCACTGCGAAGACTCGAGATCTGACCGATGGCCAGCCAGGATCCAGGACCAGTACGTCGTCCAGCGTGCTGAACGAGCAGGTGGAGTTCGAGCAGATCCAGGACCAGGTGCAGCAGCAGGCCAGGGAGCACAACGAGCGCATTGTGGAAATG GTCTTGACGCTTTGA
- the LOC6607631 gene encoding shootin-1 isoform X1: MERRGRIPVAKFRTQEAKTRSRSRVREPDYNEQDPEHDMFTLLEDNIALREENKALKLEIETHKTTQEEQQAQHEKMCAALESLQQQQTNFETQIKELSSKFNKALNERNALDKLHKMKVDQIHNLTSELEHIREKQQNPAPPIAPRSVLGSVELKRKLFKILQSGSADSADSIGTQELDSLVDANSEGVPITSGLVERLADEFLTLKNSTNSVELQLYEANEKMAELLEQQHAMEEENEALRTENSNLTKVAKLLTENMKESVETSQKMEAALIKLKQRNDELTAKTRDLTDGQPGSRTSTSSSVLNEQVEFEQIQDQVQQQAREHNERIVEMQNLMDAAIAKTTNDELKKLQLKLEILEEQLREAVKRADRAEEQLAHYHQSEQKSLAAPPPPPPPPPPPPPMAGKLFPPGGFVAAGGGSLSDHIAGHSLRKGSGDKIIENVKHQVQAEAATGLDALMREFKSGGVTLRRRNRRKTGTSEALKEMFQVLEISQKQNRNSKICVDLHSSRGVDV; encoded by the exons ATGGAACGACGCGGTCGCATTCCGGTGGCCAAGTTCCGCACCCAGGAGGCCAAGACACGCAGTAGGAGTCGCGTCAGGGAGCCGGACTACAACGAGCAGGACCCAGAGCACGATATGTTTACCTTGCTGGAGGATAACATTGCCCTCCGGGAGGAGAACAAGGCTCTTAAGCTGGAAATCGAGACCC ATAAAACCACACAGGAAGAGCAGCAGGCTCAGCACGAGAAGATGTGCGCTGCACTGGAAtccctgcagcagcagcagaccaACTTCGAGACCCAAATTAAGGAGCTGAGCTCCAAGTTCAACAAGGCTCTCAACGAGCGAAACGCTTTAGACAAGCTGCACAAAATGAAGGTCGATCAAATTCACAA TCTCACCAGCGAGCTGGAGCATATTCGCGAGAAGCAGCAGAATCCGGCACCTCCAATAGCTCCCCGTTCGGTGCTCGGTTCCGTtgaacttaagcgaaagctcTTCAAGATCCTGCAGTCGGGCAGTGCAGACAGTGCTGACAGTATCGGAACTCAGGAGTTGGACAGTCTGGTTGATGCCAATTCGGAAGGGGTGCCCATTACCAGCGGTCTGGTGGAGCGTCTGGCCGATGAGTTTTTGACTCTCAAAAATTCCACCAATTCGGTGGAGCTGCAGTTGTACGAGGCCAACGAAAAGATGGCCGAGCTATTGGAGCAG CAACACGCGATGGAGGAGGAAAATGAAGCGCTGCGTACGGAAAACAGTAACTTGACCAAAGTGGCCAAGTTGTTGACCGAAAACATGAAGGAGAGCGTGGAAACTAGCCAAAA AATGGAAGCCGCTCTTATCAAGTTAAAGCAGCGCAATGATGAGCTCACTGCGAAGACTCGAGATCTGACCGATGGCCAGCCAGGATCCAGGACCAGTACGTCGTCCAGCGTGCTGAACGAGCAGGTGGAGTTCGAGCAGATCCAGGACCAGGTGCAGCAGCAGGCCAGGGAGCACAACGAGCGCATTGTGGAAATG CAAAATCTAATGGATGCGGCTATAGCCAAAACTACTAACGATGAACTAAAAAAATTACAACTTAAGTTGGAGATACTCGAGGAGCAGCTGCGCGAGGCAGTCAAGCGTGCTGATCGTGCCGAGGAGCAACTGGCGCACTACCATCAGTCTGAGCAAAAGTCGCTGGCCGctccgccaccgccgcctcctccACCACCGCCCCCTCCTCCAATGGCAGGAAAGCTTTTTCCGCCCGGGGGATTTGTGGCAGCTGGCGGTGGCAGCCTGAGTGACCATATTGCCGGACATAGCTTGCGCAAGGGCAGCGGCGACAAGATCATCGAGAATGTGAAACATCAGGTACAGGCCGAGGCTGCAACAG GTCTTGACGCTTTGATGCGTGAGTTTAAGTCGGGAGGAGTGACCCTGCGAAGACGCAATCGCCGCAAGACGGGCACCAGCGAGGCTCTCAAGGAGATGTTCCAAGTACTAGAGATAAGTCAGAAGCAAAATCGCAACTCTAAAATATGCGTGGACCTGCACTCGTCCCGTGGAGTTGATGTTTGA
- the LOC6607631 gene encoding WEB family protein At4g27595, chloroplastic isoform X2 gives MERRGRIPVAKFRTQEAKTRSRSRVREPDYNEQDPEHDMFTLLEDNIALREENKALKLEIETHKTTQEEQQAQHEKMCAALESLQQQQTNFETQIKELSSKFNKALNERNALDKLHKMKVDQIHNLTSELEHIREKQQNPAPPIAPRSVLGSVELKRKLFKILQSGSADSADSIGTQELDSLVDANSEGVPITSGLVERLADEFLTLKNSTNSVELQLYEANEKMAELLEQQHAMEEENEALRTENSNLTKVAKLLTENMKESVETSQKMEAALIKLKQRNDELTAKTRDLTDGQPGSRTSTSSSVLNEQVEFEQIQDQVQQQAREHNERIVEMQTRSVFDIFKPFSNIFKSN, from the exons ATGGAACGACGCGGTCGCATTCCGGTGGCCAAGTTCCGCACCCAGGAGGCCAAGACACGCAGTAGGAGTCGCGTCAGGGAGCCGGACTACAACGAGCAGGACCCAGAGCACGATATGTTTACCTTGCTGGAGGATAACATTGCCCTCCGGGAGGAGAACAAGGCTCTTAAGCTGGAAATCGAGACCC ATAAAACCACACAGGAAGAGCAGCAGGCTCAGCACGAGAAGATGTGCGCTGCACTGGAAtccctgcagcagcagcagaccaACTTCGAGACCCAAATTAAGGAGCTGAGCTCCAAGTTCAACAAGGCTCTCAACGAGCGAAACGCTTTAGACAAGCTGCACAAAATGAAGGTCGATCAAATTCACAA TCTCACCAGCGAGCTGGAGCATATTCGCGAGAAGCAGCAGAATCCGGCACCTCCAATAGCTCCCCGTTCGGTGCTCGGTTCCGTtgaacttaagcgaaagctcTTCAAGATCCTGCAGTCGGGCAGTGCAGACAGTGCTGACAGTATCGGAACTCAGGAGTTGGACAGTCTGGTTGATGCCAATTCGGAAGGGGTGCCCATTACCAGCGGTCTGGTGGAGCGTCTGGCCGATGAGTTTTTGACTCTCAAAAATTCCACCAATTCGGTGGAGCTGCAGTTGTACGAGGCCAACGAAAAGATGGCCGAGCTATTGGAGCAG CAACACGCGATGGAGGAGGAAAATGAAGCGCTGCGTACGGAAAACAGTAACTTGACCAAAGTGGCCAAGTTGTTGACCGAAAACATGAAGGAGAGCGTGGAAACTAGCCAAAA AATGGAAGCCGCTCTTATCAAGTTAAAGCAGCGCAATGATGAGCTCACTGCGAAGACTCGAGATCTGACCGATGGCCAGCCAGGATCCAGGACCAGTACGTCGTCCAGCGTGCTGAACGAGCAGGTGGAGTTCGAGCAGATCCAGGACCAGGTGCAGCAGCAGGCCAGGGAGCACAACGAGCGCATTGTGGAAATG CAAACACGCAGCGTGTTTGACATTTTCAAGCCGTTCTCGAATATCTTCAAGAGCAACTGA
- the LOC6607632 gene encoding eukaryotic translation initiation factor 4G — protein sequence MFPQQGGGGKGTRPQSTHQQNHNHQAQHHQAPHSHHHHLQQQQEQQQSHAVFVPNHSGLHHHQQQHLLQQQQHQQQAAAAAHLQQHIQQQQQQVQAQAQAHHQPVIYYNTQPSYAAHSAAVNNSANGGGATLQLSAAASSNTLGHPLTGGHHGGANGVAPGANMSRALSNPTLPPHFQQSAGLIAPAGGNAGGPYISATYIPINQTGPLMGMQPAVTFPTNGAAGAPFYAAAPPPPQQKQLPPTAQQQGPGGAPGAGQTPTLAYYQLAPNAQNTAGNNVVSGANTHRGNMRGGQRSTPTAQHTNYFTAYTMAPGNAQRPAPTSVAPMMNSRSGALNGAAGFHLPHNFGIPSLALGPPAGMTTPILAPAGMQAPPPQPPGGLHTFAPHLQSNSATTLPSVPSVTGVPAVASGFSTTSLPTPSVTTAPQLGANSDKVCKRKYAIPIIHPDTMENVMDGWKRSVFIKKDSNSTLTQHTDLDTALDDNSTLCLYQAPTLMDSVSASSVLSGAMVDQQVQTVKPTTSLKQSVSLEKVPEAVYCKDTVGQDVHPSPPPKTTDKDQISVIVKDILAHSGNTEDHLSFWQYSDVDNVTETHNSLPIVQSDLPDATDTCQQPVLFQEQAKKQRPKLANKQSTATPASIANDVAEAAASGCPGVSILPRGQSMVTPAGPSTTPPPSRVAQQKPTTKSIATTAVAAPVKPKTESPNRKSSIQAATSTTTSSGASSSTASTPTHASSKPKQQPVNNLQHGKQIPGKLPTPALPPTASRISAAVTLLAGTANITTTTKKQRQAQKRARELEKKKQKSSITSTTSTQGQNNNGKGNGNGNAALEINTNSNNAATVTTTSMSTLTTTTATAPTTKQGTAAVDDKATAQPTTDTLSATSNNPKVSSILRDKKTMLNPKEQLTSKNNNNNNEDGIDAKVESDPESDNKDDSMSNITGEKSEKHLANEEIVAKFLQKDSPDTSVAHAETQQLQFLNSSSSVCEEDEPVPVISGGVTKTEENAEAEIKFGDFHEDPRNDTGFICSSTWSSSTISKAAEDDSSQSSRSADNVDCAPKVVEQISGEKGASSKMSSPVPKATGSEPGSPKTSREQEMKSKSPSPSPAPQVPKNYRYSIETLRELAKRRDSRKPPMVPCQKGDCISQLFVSRQQQPQQHHGQHIQQYQHMSFNESLDYVPGKRGRGHGPNKKHHDGHQQMGGSSSMGSGSSGGGGISNSSQRHMDIIRVQLSLKEEIKLSECANAWQPGTLRRVSIAGGQDEDDDVEGVLKKVRGILNKLTPDNFEVLLKEMSSIKMDNEAKMTNVMLLIFEKTISEPNFAPTYARFCKVLFHEIKAENKSLFTSSLITRIQHEFESNVNDANAKSKKLQPTMERINQCSDPAKKAELRAEMEDLEYQFRRRAWGTVRFIGELFKLQSLTNDRVLNCVESLLEHGCEEKLEYMCKLLTTVGHLLESSLPEHYQLRDRIEKIFRRIQDIINRSRGTSHRQQVHIKISSRVRFMMQDVLDLRLRNWDQPATHQSGQQGGRGRQKQHDDSKDQSHSTGGGRGGGMNQHQQSTQHQHQKHHNQHGHDGGNYFMQKMPNKQHHENQTLSIDPSKLRFSNSSATDDSIAKLGNSSHYQWRNVGNRPVSSTQVNTSSAPPPTSLLKRPGQNYKFLPYQQPSTAAGTAIAPAGGNKSNVEVNDAFDGKQCQGLIVKLVEEALNTREWQPEVLSVWRSHSGSQQSKALLYLLTDYLHKSTVKRQHRQACGNIFAYLMDKDAVEKKIFEEAYSRFGDDFPDLLVDVPNGWGYVFEFLGPIIHSGHLDLKDVWQRRWLDDFFFAERFVYAFVSYFVQEFGAAYARKLWHNDYKLDRGQLFWNDVRKYREFVQSHSFYFLDNGPGQNQGHAKVKAPTTPRSPVEHVERIRHLLAMSCDMAIDYINTNVAINDKFVRQLTRFLCCDFALTVMTNTHNNNKSGGNSKPLQLNTESFRSCCTPLLRLCIDAQEALEIACIDEAVDSLQQHFMTEYEDDMAAGETICNTFSVLYESEVIPKESFDKWYKLEMAHSRAYRRPFIDKLRGFIEEM from the exons ATGTTCCCTCAACAGGGAGGGGGTGGGAAGGGAACCAGGCCACAGTCGACACATCAGCAGAACCACAACCATCAAGCCCAGCATCACCAGGCGCCGCACTCGCACCACCATCACCttcagcaacagcaggagcagcagcagtcccACGCAGTGTTCGTACCGAACCACAGCGGtctgcaccaccaccagcagcagcacttactgcaacagcagcaacaccaacaacaagcagccgccgccgcccaTCTTCAGCAACACatccaacagcaacagcagcaggtgcAAGCCCAGGCTCAGGCGCACCACCAGCCGGTCATCTACTACAATACCCAGCCGTCCTACGCCGCCCATTCCGCGGCGGTTAACAACAGTGCCAACGGCGGCGGCGCTACCCTCCAACTGAGCGCCGCCGCCAGTTCCAACACATTGGGACATCCCCTTACTGGTGGTCACCATGGTGGAGCAAATGGCGTGGCGCCTGGGGCGAACATGTCTCGTGCCCTGAGCAACCCAACTCTACCACCCCACTTTCAACAATCAGCTGGCCTGATCGCACCTGCCGGCGGAAATGCGGGTGGACCCTACATTTCCGCCACTTATATACCAATTAATCAGACCGGACCTTTGATGGGCATGCAACCAGCTGTGACATTTCCCACTAACGGAGCGGCTGGAGCTCCATTCTATGCGGCTGCGCCACCTCCTCCACAACAGAAACAGCTTCCTCCCACTGCTCAACAACAAGGTCCAGGCGGTGCACCGGGAGCTGGTCAAACGCCGACACTAGCTTACTACCAACTTGCGCCGAACGCTCAGAACACTGCTGGAAACAACGTGGTTAGTGGTGCCAATACACATCGCGGCAATATGCGCGGAGGGCAGAGGTCTACTCCCACCGCCCAACATACCAACTACTTTACCGCATATACCATGGCCCCAGGAAATGCCCAACGTCCCGCTCCGACAAGTGTGGCTCCCATGATGAACTCGCGCAGCGGTGCTCTGAACGGAGCTGCTGGTTTTCATCTGCCCCACAACTTTGGCATTCCCAGTTTGGCATTGGGACCGCCTGCTGGAATGACGACCCCTATTTTGGCTCCGGCTGGAATGCAGGCGCCGCCACCCCAACCACCAGGCGGGCTGCACACATTTGCTCCGCATTTGCAGAGCAACAGCGCCACCACCTTACCTAGTGTCCCAAGTGTGACTGGAGTTCCCGCGGTGGCCAGTGGTTTTTCAACCACCTCGCTCCCAACTCCTTCAGTAACAACAGCACCGCAACTGGGGGCCAACAGCGATAAGGTATGCAAGCGCAAATACGCCATTCCCATCATCCATCCTGACACCATGGAGAATGtgatggatggatggaaaAGATCggtttttataaaaaaggACTCAAACTCGACACTAACACAGCACACAGATCTGGACACAGCTCTGGATGACAATAGTACCTTGTGCCTGTACCAGGCGCCCACCCTGATGGACTCTGTCTCGGCGTCATCGGTATTGTCTGGTGCAATGGTAGATCAGCAGGTCCAGACTGTGAAGCCGACGACTTCCCTCAAGCAGTCCGTTTCCCTGGAGAAGGTGCCAGAAGCGGTTTACTGCAAAGACACTGTGGGTCAGGACGTACACCCATCACCTCCACCCAAAACAACGGATAAGGATCAGATCAGCGTAATTGTAAAAGACATACTAGCCCACTCGGGCAACACAGAAGACCATCTAAGCTTCTGGCAGTATAGTGACG TGGACAATGTCACGGAGACCCACAATAGCCTGCCGATAGTACAGTCGGACTTGCCCGATGCAACCGATACATGCCAGCAACCAGTGCTTTTCCAAGAGCAAGCCAAAAAGCAACGTCCCAAATTGGCCAACAAACAAA GTACAGCTACGCCAGCATCCATAGCGAATGACGTAGCTGAGGCAGCGGCCAGCGGTTGCCCAGGCGTCTCCATCCTGCCCAGAGGCCAGTCGATGGTAACACCAGCTGGCCCCTCGACAACCCCGCCACCTTCGCGTGTCGCCCAGCAGAAGCCAACAACCAAGTCGATAGCTACCACAGCTGTAGCAGCGCCGGTTAAGCCAAAAACGGAATCACCCAACAGGAAGTCGAGTATTCAAGCCGCCACCTCGACTACGACCAGTTCGGGAGCCTCCTCGTCGACAGCCTCGACACCGACCCATGCATCCAGTAAGCCTAAACAGCAGCCTGTTAACAATCTGCAGCATGGAAAGCAGATTCCAGGAAAACTACCAACTCCAGCATTACCACCGACTGCTTCACGAATCTCGGCTGCCGTTACCCTGCTTGCCGGCACCGCGAACATAACAACCACTACCAAGAAACAAAGGCAGGCCCAAAAACGGGCCAGGGAGCTGGAGAAGAAAAAACAGAAATCCTCGATAACAAGCACTACAAGCACTCAAGGGCAGAACAACAATGGCAAGGGCAATGGTAATGGCAACGCCGCGCTAGAAATTAACACAAATAGCAACAATGCTGCCacagtgaccacaacatcaatGAGCACACTGACCACAACCACGGCAACAGCACCCACAACCAAACAAGGAACGGCGGCTGTCGATGACAAGGCGACGGCGCAACCGACGACTGATACGCTTAGTGCAACTAGTAATAATCCTAAAGTAAGTTCTATTCTTAGAGACAAAAAAACTATGCTCAATCCCAAGGAGCAATTGacaagcaaaaacaacaacaataataatgaGGATGGCATCGACGCGAAGGTGGAGAGCGATCCTGAAT CTGACAACAAAGACGACAGCATGTCGAACATTACCGGAGAGAAGTCAGAGAAGCATTTAGCCAACGAAGAGATTGTGGCCAAGTTCCTGCAAAAGGACAGCCCCGACACATCCGTTGCGCACGCGGAGACGCAACAGCTTCAATTTCTTAACAGTAGTAGCTCAGTTTGCGAGGAAGATGAGCCAGTTCCGGTGATTTCTGGAGGAGTGACCAAAACGGAGGAGAATGCCGAGGCCGAAATCAAGTTCGGTGATTTTCATGAGGATCCACGCAACGACACAGGTTTCATATGCAGCTCCACATGGTCAAGTTCGACGATCAGTAAAGCGGCGGAGGATGACTCATCGCAAAGCAGCAGGAGTGCAGATAATGTGGATTGTGCTCCCAAGGTTGTCGAACAAATTTCTGGAGAGAAGGGCGCAAGTAGCAAGATGAGCTCTCCGGTACCTAAAGCAACTGGCTCAGAACCGGGCTCCCCCAAAACCAGTCGCGAACAAGAAATGAAGTCGAAGAGTCCCAGCCCGAGTCCAGCTCCGCAGGTTCCCAAAAACTATCGCTACAGCATTGAAACTTTACGTGAGCTTGCCAAGCGAAGAGACTCACGTAAGCCACCTATGGTGCCCTGCCAGAAGGGCGACTGCATCTCACAGCTGTTCGTATCGCGCCAGCAGCAACCGCAGCAGCACCATGGCCAGCACATCCAGCAGTACCAGCATATGAGCTTCAACGAATCATTGGACTATGTGCCCGGGAAGCGTGGTCGTGGTCACGGACCCAACAAGAAGCACCACGACGGACATCAGCAAATGGGCGGTTCCAGTAGTATGGGCAGTGGAAGTAGCGGAGGAGGTGGAATTTCGAACTCCAGTCAGCGGCACATGGACATTATCCGTGTGCAGCTATCTCTTAAGGAGGAGATAAAGCTATCCGAGTGCGCGAATGCGTGGCAGCCAGGTACTCTGCGACGCGTTTCAATAGCCGGTGGTCAGGATGAAGACGACGATGTCGAGGGAGTGCTGAAAAAAGTGCGTGGAATTCTCAACAAACTGACGCCGGATAACTTTGAAGTGCTCCTTAAGGAGATGTCCAGTATCAAGATGGACAATGAGGCTAAAATGACAAAT gTCATGCTGCTGATCTTCGAGAAGACAATTAGTGAACCGAACTTTGCACCCACATATGCCCGCTTCTGCAAGGTACTTTTCCACGAGATCAAGGCCGAAAACAAATCCCTTTTCACCAGCTCGTTGATCACGCGTATTCAGCATGAATTTGAATCAAATGTAAATGATGCCAACGCAAAGTCTAAGAAGCTGCAGCCAACAATGGAGCGCATCAACCAGTGCTCGGACCCAGCTAAAAAAGCGGAGCTGCGCGCCGAAATGGAGGATCTGGAATACCAATTCAGACGACGTGCTTGGGGCACTGTTCGTTTTATCGGCGAGCTCTTCAAGCTGCAGTCGCTTACCAACGATCGAGTTCTCAATTGCGTGGAGTCGTTACTCGAACACGGATGTGAGGAGAAACTGGAGTATATGTGCAAGCTACTGACCACAGTGGGTCATTTGTTGGAATCCAGTCTGCCGGAGCACTACCAGCTGAGGGATCGCATTGAGAAGATATTCCGCCGCATCCAGGACATTATAAACCGTTCCCGAGGTACGTCGCATCGCCAACAGGTCCACATTAAGATCAGCAGTCGAGTGCGGTTTATGATGCAAGATGTGCTCGACTTAAGGCTACGCAACTGGGATCAGCCGGCCACCCATCAGTCAGGACAGCAGGGCGGACGCGGTCGACAGAAGCAGCACGATGACTCCAAGGATCAGTCCCACAGTACCGGTGGAGGTCGTGGCGGGGGAATGAATCAGCACCAGCAGTCAACTCAACACCAGCACCAAAAGCATCATAATCAGCACGGTCACGATGGCGGAAACTACTTCATGCAGAAGATGCCAAACAAACAGCATCACGAAAATCAGACCCTGAGCATAGATCCCAGCAAGTTGCGATTTAGCAACAGCAGTGCCACCGACGACTCAATTGCTAAGCTAGGCAACTCTTCGCACTACCAGTGGCGCAATGTCGGCAACCGTCCGGTCAGTTCAACGCAAGTAAATACGTCAAGTGCACCTCCGCCTACATCCTTGTTGAAGCGGCCGGGCCAAAACTACAAATTCTTGCCGTATCAGCAGCCTTCGACAGCTGCGGGCACTGCCATTGCACCTGCTGGCGGTAACAAGAGCAATGTGGAAGTAAATGACGCATTCGATGGCAAGCAATGTCAGGGGCTCATTGTAAAGCTAGTTGAGGAGGCTCTCAACACGCGCGAATGGCAACCGGAGGTCCTGAGTGTATGGCGTTCGCATAGCGGCTCGCAACAGTCGAAGGCTTTGCTCTATTTACTGACGGACTACTTGCACAAGTCTACGGTGAAGCGTCAGCACCGGCAGGCCTGCGGCAATATCTTTGCTTATCTAATGGACAAGGATGCCGTGGAGAAGAAGATTTTTGAAGAGGCGTACTCCCGGTTTGGCGACGATTTTCCTGATCTGCTGGTGGATGTACCAAACGGCTGGGGCTATGTATTCGAGTTCCTGGGGCCCATCATTCACTCGGGCCATTTGGACCTAAAAGATGTTTGGCAGCGTCGCTGGCTTGATGACTTTTTCTTTGCCGAGCGGTTTGTGTACGCCTTTGTTAGTTACTTTGTTCAGGAATTCGGAGCCGCCTATGCCCGTAAGTTGTGGCACAACGACTACAAGCTTGATCGAGGCCAGCTTTTCTGGAACGACGTGCGCAAGTATCGGGAGTTTGTACAATCGCACAGTTTTTACTTTCTGGACAACGGACCCGGACAAAATCAAGGACATGCCAAAGTTAAGGCGCCCACAACTCCACGTTCGCCGGTGGAGCACGTAGAGCGGATTAGACACCTGTTAGCCATGTCATGTGACATGGCCATCGACTACATAAACACCAACGTGGCCATCAATGACAAGTTTGTGAGGCAGCTCACTAGATTTCTGTGCTGTGATTTCGCCCTGACTGTGATGACAAATacccacaacaacaacaagagcgGCGGCAACTCAAAACCGCTGCAGCTGAACACCGAGAGCTTCCGTAGCTGTTGCACTCCACTACTGCGACTGTGTATCGACGCCCAGGAGGCGCTGGAGATAGCTTGCATAGACGAGGCTGTGGACTCTCTGCAGCAGCACTTTATGACCGAATACGAGGACGACATGGCTGCCGGCGAAACTATCTGCAACACGTTCAGCGTTCTGTACGAGAGCGAGGTGATACCCAAGGAGTCGTTCGACAAGTGGTATAAGCTAGAGATGGCACATTCGAGAGCATACCGTCGCCCATTCATTGACAAACTGCGGGGTTTCATCGAGGAAATGTAG